The following are encoded in a window of Shewanella psychrotolerans genomic DNA:
- a CDS encoding cysteine desulfurase: MDVNLLREQFPALAQTLGDYPLCYLDTAATSQKPKQVLDAMANYYQYDNANVHRAAHQLSTRATISYEAVRDSVQAFIHAQRREEIIFTHGTTLGINMIAHGLSQQVKKGDVILVDTAAHHANIVPWQMLAKRTGALIKPIPLDDQLRIDNKAYLQLLKEQPVIVALCHVSNVLGTVNPVKQMVAQAKAVGAITVIDGAQAIAHMDVDVQQINCDFYLFSGHKMYGPTGVGILFGRYQQLDKLDPLLTGGEMITSVSFDNTVFNILPNRLEAGTPPISEVIGLGEAINFIKALPKTETQAREAELLSYLQVSLRSLGDITLYGAHDDNLGAVAFNLADEHHQDVGILLDQQGVAVRCGHHCAMPLMQSLNIKGCCRASIGVYTSVEDIDRFIDALKSVKELLL; the protein is encoded by the coding sequence ATGGACGTGAACCTACTGCGTGAGCAGTTTCCTGCACTTGCCCAGACATTAGGGGATTATCCTCTATGTTACCTTGATACTGCGGCCACCAGCCAAAAGCCAAAGCAAGTACTCGATGCCATGGCAAACTACTATCAATATGATAACGCCAATGTCCATCGAGCGGCCCATCAGCTATCGACTCGAGCGACGATAAGTTATGAGGCTGTGCGCGACAGTGTACAAGCATTTATTCATGCTCAGCGGCGTGAAGAGATTATCTTCACCCACGGTACCACCCTGGGCATCAATATGATTGCCCACGGCCTGAGCCAACAGGTCAAAAAAGGCGATGTGATCTTAGTCGATACCGCAGCCCATCACGCTAATATCGTACCTTGGCAGATGCTAGCTAAGCGCACTGGAGCTCTCATAAAACCCATTCCGCTCGATGATCAGCTGAGAATCGATAACAAGGCTTATCTTCAGTTACTTAAAGAGCAGCCCGTAATTGTGGCTCTTTGCCACGTATCCAATGTGCTAGGCACGGTAAACCCAGTCAAACAGATGGTGGCGCAAGCAAAAGCTGTCGGTGCGATAACGGTTATCGATGGCGCTCAAGCGATTGCCCATATGGATGTAGACGTGCAGCAGATTAATTGTGACTTCTATCTATTCTCTGGCCATAAGATGTATGGTCCTACTGGAGTTGGTATTCTTTTTGGCCGTTATCAGCAGCTCGATAAACTGGATCCCTTGCTCACTGGCGGAGAGATGATCACCAGCGTCAGTTTCGATAACACTGTGTTTAATATTCTACCTAATCGCCTTGAAGCTGGGACGCCGCCCATAAGCGAAGTGATAGGTCTCGGTGAAGCCATTAATTTTATCAAGGCCTTACCAAAAACAGAAACCCAAGCACGAGAAGCTGAGCTACTTAGTTATCTACAAGTGTCACTGCGTAGTCTCGGCGATATTACGCTCTACGGTGCCCATGATGACAACCTTGGCGCAGTCGCCTTTAATCTGGCCGACGAACACCACCAAGATGTAGGAATACTGCTCGATCAACAAGGCGTTGCAGTGCGCTGTGGCCATCACTGCGCCATGCCACTGATGCAATCTCTCAATATTAAGGGGTGTTGCCGCGCATCAATTGGGGTTTACACGAGTGTCGAAGATATCGATCGCTTTATCGATGCGCTAAAATCGGTCAAAGAACTGCTACTCTAA
- a CDS encoding SufE family protein: MSSSKTPQPVKAQYLALTFDSEAILARFEHAANWQERYREIMLLGKTLPTLDDALRVEQAQVRGCESSAWLYHINIEGKNYYLADSDARIVKGLIALLLAMTHGQSAQTIAALDINAYFDKLGLTGQLSPSRTNGLFALAAAIKSAAE, translated from the coding sequence ATGAGTTCATCCAAAACTCCACAGCCAGTAAAGGCACAATATCTTGCGTTAACCTTCGACAGCGAAGCGATATTGGCTCGTTTCGAGCACGCCGCCAACTGGCAAGAGCGTTATCGGGAGATAATGCTACTAGGAAAGACCTTACCTACACTGGATGACGCATTACGTGTTGAACAGGCGCAAGTACGAGGCTGTGAAAGCAGTGCTTGGCTTTATCACATTAATATCGAAGGCAAGAACTACTATTTGGCCGACAGCGATGCGCGGATTGTTAAAGGCCTTATCGCATTACTGTTGGCGATGACACATGGACAGAGTGCGCAAACCATCGCGGCATTAGATATTAATGCTTATTTCGATAAACTAGGGTTAACGGGTCAACTGAGTCCATCGAGAACCAATGGTTTATTTGCCTTAGCCGCAGCAATCAAATCCGCCGCCGAATAA
- a CDS encoding diguanylate cyclase domain-containing protein: MNSAAEIAIVFAISALTLVSVIALVFKIIAHRRSSHKSEQVKGAFDNLNQHIDDGLLLVSHDGYLLQHNLTAQQLLDRDSNDLSHRFIGEWLDNISELSSITCPDRQYGKSLNSSQMDLSFTRLTDNGAELLFLVRKLDLSDEIAGDVERFKRSQYFAQIGTWDWNVGTDILYWSEAIYGIFGFKVGEITPSYQFFYSRVHPEDRQKVRAGELRCIETGENHDEEYRVVWPDNSIHWVRETGNLVKDEKGEVVKMMGVVRDITQEKLQQHHLHRLAHHDALTGLPNRLMLEQHLLKSIQRARAQNTRVALVFIDLNGFKEINDTLGHKAGDQVLVACAKRLNALKQPSDLVARIGGDEFVMVVEGLFSENNLDQQANEICTRLSHHLSQPLNIMPTGINASLGIAVFPEHAANMDGLLHVADQAMYAAKARGDNQYQIGLDEQFEQTARQASVI, encoded by the coding sequence ATGAATAGCGCTGCAGAAATAGCGATTGTCTTTGCTATTTCGGCGCTCACTTTAGTGAGTGTTATCGCCTTAGTGTTTAAGATAATCGCTCATCGCCGTTCATCCCATAAGAGTGAGCAGGTTAAAGGAGCGTTTGATAACCTTAATCAACATATTGACGACGGCTTGTTGTTAGTCAGTCACGATGGGTATCTGTTGCAACATAATCTCACCGCCCAACAACTTTTAGACAGAGATTCTAATGATTTATCTCATCGCTTCATCGGTGAGTGGCTTGATAATATTAGCGAGCTTTCGTCGATAACTTGTCCCGATCGCCAATATGGCAAAAGTTTAAATAGCAGTCAGATGGATTTAAGTTTTACTCGCTTAACCGATAACGGCGCTGAGTTACTGTTTTTGGTGCGTAAATTGGATCTATCCGACGAGATTGCGGGTGATGTGGAGCGTTTCAAACGCAGCCAATATTTTGCCCAAATAGGGACTTGGGATTGGAATGTGGGTACCGATATCCTTTATTGGTCTGAAGCGATATACGGTATCTTTGGATTTAAAGTCGGTGAAATAACCCCTAGTTATCAGTTCTTTTATTCACGTGTGCATCCAGAGGATAGGCAGAAGGTACGAGCCGGTGAGTTGAGGTGTATCGAAACGGGGGAAAATCACGATGAAGAATATCGAGTTGTATGGCCTGATAATAGCATCCACTGGGTAAGGGAGACGGGCAACCTAGTTAAAGACGAAAAAGGCGAAGTCGTCAAAATGATGGGCGTAGTACGTGATATTACTCAAGAAAAACTGCAGCAACATCATCTTCATCGTTTAGCGCATCATGATGCATTAACTGGGCTACCTAATCGATTGATGTTGGAGCAACACCTATTAAAATCAATCCAGCGAGCAAGGGCACAAAATACCAGAGTCGCATTGGTGTTTATCGATCTTAATGGTTTCAAAGAGATTAATGATACGTTAGGGCATAAAGCGGGCGATCAGGTTTTGGTTGCTTGCGCCAAACGGTTAAACGCACTTAAGCAGCCTAGCGATCTCGTTGCTCGTATTGGCGGGGATGAGTTTGTCATGGTCGTTGAGGGTTTGTTTAGTGAAAATAACCTAGATCAACAAGCAAATGAGATCTGTACTCGACTATCGCATCATTTGTCTCAGCCGCTAAATATTATGCCTACGGGGATTAACGCGAGTCTAGGTATTGCTGTTTTCCCTGAACATGCGGCGAATATGGATGGCTTGTTACATGTGGCTGATCAGGCGATGTATGCCGCAAAAGCTCGAGGGGACAATCAATACCAAATTGGGCTTGATGAGCAGTTTGAACAGACGGCGCGACAGGCATCAGTGATATAG
- a CDS encoding FKBP-type peptidyl-prolyl cis-trans isomerase, with amino-acid sequence MNSELEIIDVEVGEGKAVVKGALITVQYEGFLSDGTKFDSSYDKGRAFQCVIGTGRVIKGWDQGMMGMRVGGKRKLKVPAHLAYGERQVGELIKPNSDLNFNVELLEVLTRDD; translated from the coding sequence ATGAATAGTGAATTAGAGATTATCGATGTCGAAGTTGGTGAAGGAAAAGCAGTGGTAAAAGGCGCGTTAATTACAGTGCAATATGAAGGTTTTCTATCCGATGGCACTAAGTTTGATTCTTCATATGATAAAGGAAGAGCGTTCCAGTGTGTTATTGGTACGGGGCGTGTTATCAAGGGATGGGATCAAGGCATGATGGGGATGCGAGTTGGTGGTAAGCGCAAGCTTAAGGTACCTGCTCACCTTGCCTATGGCGAACGTCAAGTTGGTGAGCTGATTAAACCTAATTCAGATTTGAATTTTAATGTCGAATTACTCGAAGTCTTGACCCGTGACGATTAA
- a CDS encoding DUF6691 family protein gives MNKLMALLCGILFGTGLMLSGLADPDKVIHFLNLSLLLTGEWDPSLMFVMSGALAVYLPTYLLVVKPRVLDNQGPLLDKQYHLPAKRAIDAPLLIGSVLFGLGWGMVGICPGPGIVNLAYFEPDIFLFVFAMVLGAYVGRQIHRSIPIAVNNA, from the coding sequence ATGAATAAATTGATGGCGCTGTTGTGTGGAATCCTGTTTGGTACGGGCTTGATGTTATCGGGACTTGCTGACCCAGATAAAGTGATTCATTTTTTAAATTTAAGCTTGTTGTTAACGGGAGAGTGGGATCCCTCATTGATGTTTGTGATGTCTGGGGCGTTAGCGGTTTATTTACCCACCTATTTACTGGTTGTGAAGCCAAGGGTATTAGATAACCAGGGTCCGCTATTGGATAAGCAATATCATCTGCCAGCCAAGCGAGCTATTGATGCGCCTTTACTGATTGGTTCGGTATTATTTGGTCTTGGTTGGGGGATGGTTGGGATCTGTCCTGGCCCTGGGATTGTTAACTTGGCCTATTTCGAACCTGATATTTTTCTATTTGTGTTTGCTATGGTGCTAGGGGCATATGTAGGTCGTCAGATTCATCGGTCGATACCTATTGCCGTTAATAATGCTTAA
- a CDS encoding YeeE/YedE family protein, producing MFSSFAPALFGGLLVGLGAILLLLLNGRIAGISGILSGALWSSGESDSKGLAWQWYFLAGLLLSGLLMGGPLEALFGVKPMDMSTLEIPTPLLLISGVLVGLGCSLGSGCTSGHGICGIGRLSPRSIVATLVFMFVGVLAAIVFH from the coding sequence ATGTTTTCATCCTTCGCCCCCGCGCTATTCGGTGGCCTGCTTGTCGGTTTAGGCGCCATATTATTATTGTTACTTAATGGCAGAATAGCTGGGATCAGTGGCATTTTGTCTGGCGCACTTTGGTCTAGCGGAGAAAGTGACTCAAAAGGTCTTGCTTGGCAATGGTATTTTTTAGCTGGATTACTACTCAGTGGATTGCTGATGGGAGGACCACTTGAAGCCCTGTTTGGCGTCAAGCCTATGGATATGAGTACCCTAGAAATACCGACTCCGTTACTGTTGATATCTGGCGTATTAGTTGGGTTGGGATGTAGTTTAGGCAGTGGTTGTACTAGTGGTCATGGTATTTGCGGTATCGGTCGGTTATCGCCTCGATCGATTGTCGCTACGTTAGTGTTTATGTTTGTCGGCGTACTTGCCGCCATCGTGTTTCACTAG
- a CDS encoding FAD-dependent oxidoreductase, which produces MKKILIIGGVAGGASAAARARRLSEDAQIIMFERGEYVSFANCGLPYHISGEISQRSALVLQTPESFKARFNVDVRVMNEVVAINRQDKSVTVKNQLDGCEYCESYDFLLLSPGASPIVPPIPGIDNPLTHSLRNIPDMDRILQTIQMNNVEHATVVGGGFIGLEMMESLHHLGIKTTLLELGEQVMTPIDREMAGFAHVEIRQKGIDLRLETALSAVEYVPQVHMASDAAGEDTAHQHIKGHLNLSLSNGDSLDTDLLIMAIGVRPETQLARDAGLEIGQLGGIYTNEMMQTSDPAIFAVGDAVEEQDFVTGSQTLVPLAGPANRQGRMAANNMFGRQESYQGTQGTAICKIFDLAVASTGKNEKQLKKEGIEYQKAYVHTASHASYYPGAEVVSFKLLFDPSSGKILGAQAVGKDGIDKRIDVMAVAQRAGMTIEQLQHLELSYAPPFGSAKDVINQAAFVACNIMKGDAMPIHFDEIDNRSDEQLLLDVRNPSELQNGGFIDGALNIPVDELRDRMDELPKDKEIVIYCQVGLRGNVAYRQLVNRGYKARNLIGGYRTYKFAKA; this is translated from the coding sequence ATGAAAAAAATTTTGATTATCGGTGGCGTCGCAGGGGGCGCCTCTGCAGCGGCTCGAGCACGTAGACTCAGCGAAGATGCACAAATTATCATGTTTGAGCGTGGTGAGTATGTCTCTTTTGCCAATTGTGGCCTGCCTTATCATATCAGCGGTGAGATCAGCCAGCGAAGCGCGTTAGTATTGCAGACTCCTGAGAGCTTTAAAGCGCGATTTAATGTCGATGTGCGAGTGATGAATGAAGTTGTCGCCATCAATCGTCAGGATAAAAGCGTCACGGTTAAAAATCAGCTCGATGGCTGCGAATATTGTGAGTCTTATGATTTTCTACTGTTGAGTCCTGGCGCTTCGCCAATAGTGCCGCCTATTCCCGGTATCGATAATCCGCTTACCCATTCACTGCGTAATATTCCTGATATGGATCGCATTCTGCAGACGATCCAGATGAACAATGTTGAACATGCCACCGTGGTTGGTGGGGGTTTTATTGGTCTTGAGATGATGGAGTCACTGCATCACTTAGGCATTAAAACGACCTTGCTGGAATTGGGCGAGCAAGTGATGACGCCGATTGACCGAGAAATGGCGGGATTTGCCCATGTTGAAATTAGGCAAAAGGGTATCGATCTGCGTTTGGAGACCGCCTTATCTGCTGTTGAGTATGTGCCGCAGGTGCATATGGCTAGCGATGCAGCGGGTGAAGATACCGCCCATCAACATATTAAAGGTCACTTAAATCTTTCTTTGAGTAATGGTGACAGCCTAGATACCGACTTGTTAATCATGGCGATAGGCGTGCGACCAGAGACACAGCTGGCCCGTGATGCAGGGCTAGAGATTGGTCAATTAGGTGGCATATACACCAATGAGATGATGCAAACCAGCGATCCCGCTATCTTCGCAGTGGGTGATGCAGTAGAAGAGCAAGATTTCGTCACGGGTTCACAAACTCTAGTACCACTTGCCGGACCTGCCAATCGTCAAGGGCGGATGGCTGCCAATAACATGTTTGGCCGTCAGGAAAGCTATCAAGGAACTCAAGGTACTGCGATCTGTAAAATCTTCGATTTAGCGGTGGCTTCTACGGGTAAAAATGAAAAACAGCTTAAGAAAGAAGGCATAGAGTACCAAAAAGCCTACGTCCACACCGCGAGCCATGCCAGCTACTATCCAGGTGCTGAAGTTGTGTCGTTCAAGCTGTTGTTTGACCCAAGCTCAGGCAAGATCCTTGGCGCGCAGGCGGTAGGTAAGGATGGTATCGATAAGCGCATCGACGTCATGGCGGTTGCCCAGCGAGCGGGGATGACCATAGAGCAGTTACAGCATCTAGAGCTGAGCTATGCGCCGCCATTTGGCAGCGCAAAAGATGTGATCAATCAGGCTGCCTTCGTTGCTTGCAACATAATGAAAGGCGATGCGATGCCGATTCATTTTGATGAGATCGATAACCGAAGCGATGAGCAATTGTTACTGGATGTGCGTAATCCTAGTGAATTGCAAAATGGCGGATTTATCGATGGTGCGCTGAATATTCCTGTCGATGAGTTGCGCGATCGCATGGATGAGCTACCTAAAGATAAAGAGATCGTTATCTATTGCCAAGTAGGCCTACGCGGTAACGTGGCCTATCGTCAGCTGGTCAATCGTGGCTACAAGGCCCGTAACCTGATCGGTGGTTACCGTACCTATAAGTTTGCCAAGGCTTAG
- the pyrC gene encoding dihydroorotase, translating to MTTITITRPDDWHVHLRDGDVLADTVRDTGRYMGRAIIMPNLVPPATNLDSAMAYYERIKAVTTTNFEPLMVLYLTDNTTAEDIRTAKASGKVVAAKLYPAGATTNSDSGVTDVKNIYPVLEAMQEVGMLFLVHGEVTDSSIDIFDREAIFIENTLKQVVEDFPKLKIVLEHITTKDAVDFVMSAPDNVAATITAHHLLYNRNHMLAGGIRPHFYCLPILKRNTHQQALLAAAASGNKKFFLGTDSAPHAKDRKEAACGCAGSYTAHAAIELYAEAFESVNALDKLEAFASFNGPDFYGLARNSDTITLVKRSWDVPATYPLGDTGVVPIRAGETIEWQVEK from the coding sequence ATGACCACAATAACCATTACTCGCCCAGACGACTGGCATGTTCACCTACGCGATGGCGATGTGCTTGCCGATACCGTCAGAGACACAGGCCGCTATATGGGCCGCGCGATCATCATGCCAAATCTCGTACCACCCGCCACCAACCTTGATAGCGCCATGGCCTACTATGAGCGCATCAAAGCCGTAACCACGACCAACTTTGAGCCTTTGATGGTGCTCTACCTGACCGATAATACGACAGCTGAGGATATTCGCACCGCTAAGGCTTCAGGCAAAGTAGTCGCCGCTAAGTTGTATCCGGCCGGGGCCACCACCAACTCAGATTCGGGCGTGACCGATGTCAAAAACATCTACCCAGTGCTTGAGGCGATGCAAGAGGTAGGCATGCTATTTTTGGTTCACGGTGAAGTCACTGACTCCTCTATCGATATCTTCGACAGAGAAGCGATCTTCATCGAGAACACCTTAAAGCAAGTGGTTGAAGACTTTCCTAAGCTTAAAATCGTGCTTGAACATATCACCACTAAAGATGCGGTCGACTTTGTGATGAGCGCGCCAGACAATGTGGCAGCAACCATCACTGCCCATCACCTGCTGTATAACCGTAACCATATGTTAGCCGGTGGTATTCGTCCTCATTTTTACTGCTTGCCTATCTTAAAGCGCAACACCCACCAGCAAGCACTGCTCGCGGCAGCGGCCAGTGGCAATAAGAAGTTCTTCTTAGGCACTGACTCGGCCCCTCATGCTAAAGATCGTAAAGAGGCGGCTTGTGGCTGCGCGGGGTCTTATACCGCTCACGCAGCGATCGAACTCTATGCTGAAGCCTTTGAATCGGTCAATGCGTTAGATAAACTAGAAGCCTTTGCCAGCTTCAACGGCCCAGACTTTTATGGCCTAGCGCGCAACAGCGACACCATCACCTTAGTGAAACGCAGCTGGGATGTGCCAGCAACCTATCCGTTGGGTGATACTGGCGTCGTGCCTATCCGCGCTGGCGAAACCATCGAGTGGCAAGTTGAGAAGTGA
- a CDS encoding sensor histidine kinase, giving the protein MLSTLSAIGLLIGLFWWLAPMAITDLGWPLISAAVLGCLTFSLLVSRYLTHDLGRSLSALEVGLLNFKDNDFSVHIPLQGDGQLRALATLFNESAEVLRRERQYIYQRELLLDKVIQSSPNVMLLLDDQQRVIYANDAARHLFNQGIRIEGLKLPELLKGLSEELAIALNNPKGGLFTLASENEDREDETWHLSRGRFLLNGQYHHLILLKQMTRELNRQEVAVWKKVIRIISHELNNSVAPIASMVKSGRKITEPLADPKLKLIFDTIEDRTSHLSQFIFNYARFAKLPLPKKSRVDWTRLTEQLAQHYGFTLEGELPPDPGYFDVIQIEQVLLNLLKNAHESGSNVDDISLRIYASILADGVSGVIIEVKDSGSGMSPEVLTQALLPFYSTKHSGTGLGLALCREIVEAHDGRISLHNRADAGLMVKLWLPNDES; this is encoded by the coding sequence ATGTTGTCAACTTTATCTGCCATAGGGTTACTGATAGGGCTTTTTTGGTGGTTAGCCCCAATGGCGATAACCGATTTGGGCTGGCCGCTTATTAGTGCCGCTGTTTTGGGTTGTTTGACATTCTCACTGCTGGTGAGTCGTTATCTTACTCACGATCTCGGGCGCAGTTTAAGTGCATTAGAGGTGGGTCTGCTTAATTTTAAAGATAACGATTTTAGCGTGCATATTCCCCTGCAAGGAGATGGCCAACTTCGGGCGTTGGCGACCCTGTTCAATGAGTCTGCAGAGGTGTTACGGCGAGAGCGTCAGTATATCTATCAGCGTGAACTGCTGCTCGACAAGGTGATCCAAAGCTCGCCCAATGTGATGTTACTGCTCGATGATCAACAGCGGGTTATCTATGCTAATGATGCCGCCCGTCACTTGTTTAATCAGGGCATACGAATCGAAGGACTGAAATTGCCTGAATTGCTTAAAGGGTTGAGTGAAGAGTTAGCGATAGCGCTTAACAACCCTAAGGGCGGCTTGTTTACCTTGGCCAGCGAGAACGAAGATCGTGAGGATGAAACTTGGCACCTGTCTCGTGGACGTTTCTTGCTTAACGGCCAGTATCATCACCTTATTTTACTTAAGCAGATGACACGTGAGCTTAATCGGCAAGAGGTAGCGGTTTGGAAAAAGGTGATTCGAATCATCAGCCATGAGCTGAATAATTCGGTGGCACCTATCGCCTCTATGGTGAAATCGGGGCGCAAGATCACTGAGCCGCTAGCGGATCCTAAGCTCAAACTGATTTTCGATACCATTGAAGATAGAACCAGCCATTTAAGCCAATTTATTTTTAATTATGCCCGTTTTGCCAAGCTGCCTTTACCGAAAAAGAGTCGAGTCGATTGGACTCGTTTGACCGAACAGTTGGCGCAACATTATGGTTTTACCCTTGAAGGTGAGTTGCCGCCAGATCCCGGTTATTTCGATGTTATTCAAATCGAGCAGGTACTACTCAATTTACTTAAAAATGCTCATGAATCCGGCTCCAATGTCGACGATATATCGCTGCGTATCTATGCCAGTATTTTGGCCGATGGTGTTTCAGGAGTGATTATCGAAGTTAAAGATAGCGGAAGCGGCATGTCGCCTGAGGTATTGACTCAAGCCTTATTACCTTTTTACTCGACTAAACACTCGGGAACTGGCCTAGGTTTGGCATTGTGCCGAGAAATAGTCGAAGCCCATGATGGACGCATAAGCTTGCATAATCGCGCGGATGCGGGATTGATGGTGAAACTCTGGTTGCCTAATGATGAGAGTTAG
- a CDS encoding sigma-54-dependent transcriptional regulator gives MDTILIVDDNQAVCSALALMLELHGFNTHTCLSPDAALACMSDHEFALVIQDMNFTQDTTSGEEGKRLFFELRALQPQLPIILLTAWTQLELAVELVKQGAADYMGKPWDDDKLLNSVNNLISLHRLSKQNTQLARSEHQRMAAIKDADLCGIVFGSGAMQRCIDLALQIAKSDVSVLITGPNGAGKDKLADIIHANSPLKNKPFIKVNVGALPMELLEAELFGAEAGAFTGANKTRIGRFEAADGGTLFLDEIGNLPLSGQVKLLRVLQTGEFERLGSHQTRKVKVRVLSATNADLADDIATGRFREDLFYRLNVIELALPPLHQRQDDILPLIGHFIGPGFSLSKSTQQALVNHPWPGNVRELENACKRAVILAPSPELTIADFGLLNLVGSRDLGSRDLSPAAESEQYSRHAGARSQTHSQPDTQPLTSSHLPPQNDTVAGAKIAAKVDPDKDEIETALAEHNGVIARVAKALGLSRQALYRRMEKFGIDK, from the coding sequence ATGGATACCATTCTCATCGTTGATGATAATCAAGCAGTGTGCAGCGCACTGGCATTGATGTTAGAACTACATGGATTTAACACTCATACTTGCCTCTCACCCGATGCGGCCTTAGCCTGCATGAGCGATCATGAGTTTGCGCTAGTGATCCAAGATATGAACTTTACTCAAGACACTACATCCGGTGAAGAGGGGAAGCGTTTATTCTTTGAATTGCGGGCGTTGCAGCCACAACTGCCGATTATCTTACTCACCGCCTGGACTCAGCTTGAATTAGCGGTGGAGCTGGTTAAGCAGGGTGCTGCCGATTATATGGGTAAGCCTTGGGATGATGATAAGTTACTTAATAGTGTCAATAATCTTATTTCGCTTCACCGACTCTCTAAACAAAATACTCAGCTGGCTCGCAGTGAACATCAGCGGATGGCAGCGATTAAAGATGCTGACTTATGCGGCATAGTGTTTGGCAGCGGTGCAATGCAGCGCTGTATCGACTTGGCGCTGCAAATTGCCAAATCAGATGTATCGGTGTTGATTACTGGGCCTAATGGTGCGGGTAAAGATAAATTGGCCGACATTATTCATGCTAATTCTCCACTTAAGAATAAGCCTTTTATCAAGGTGAATGTGGGTGCGCTGCCGATGGAACTGCTTGAAGCGGAACTGTTTGGCGCGGAGGCGGGGGCGTTTACTGGGGCGAATAAGACCCGAATCGGTCGCTTCGAGGCGGCCGACGGCGGCACACTATTTTTAGATGAGATAGGTAATTTGCCTCTCTCAGGCCAGGTCAAGTTACTGAGAGTGCTACAAACGGGCGAATTTGAGCGCTTAGGAAGTCATCAGACTCGCAAGGTCAAGGTGAGGGTATTGAGTGCGACCAACGCCGATCTGGCGGACGATATTGCCACGGGGCGATTTAGAGAAGATCTCTTCTATCGCTTGAATGTGATTGAGCTTGCTTTGCCGCCATTGCACCAACGTCAAGACGATATTCTTCCTCTGATTGGTCATTTTATAGGGCCAGGTTTTTCATTGTCTAAGTCGACCCAGCAGGCCTTAGTTAATCATCCTTGGCCGGGGAATGTTCGTGAGTTAGAAAATGCCTGTAAACGGGCGGTGATTTTAGCCCCAAGCCCTGAGCTGACCATTGCCGACTTCGGTTTGTTGAATTTGGTTGGCAGTCGAGATTTAGGCAGTCGAGATTTATCACCTGCGGCTGAATCTGAACAATATAGCCGTCATGCGGGCGCGCGATCTCAGACTCACTCCCAGCCCGATACTCAGCCCCTGACCTCTTCTCATCTTCCTCCTCAGAATGATACCGTTGCTGGTGCAAAAATAGCGGCCAAAGTCGACCCCGACAAGGATGAAATTGAAACGGCCCTTGCCGAGCATAATGGCGTTATTGCTAGAGTGGCTAAGGCGTTGGGATTAAGTCGCCAAGCGCTATACCGGCGCATGGAAAAGTTTGGTATTGATAAGTGA